In one Pseudomonas sp. 31-12 genomic region, the following are encoded:
- a CDS encoding extensin family protein — translation MRFRWWLLLMLLIIGAAGVSVWRGWISLPPQWNPWAPLDVKAKPNVLTRYKLMRLRDDPQLCDQALSSSGLRVTHQADSPGATCPLINTLRVQGGDVALSSSFLASCRLAVSFALFEHHALQPAAQAVYGQSVSRVDHLGSFACRNVYGRENGRRSQHASADALDIAGFRLADGRAISVLKDWPKDNQDARFLRQVRDGACGLFSVVLSPDYNAAHRNHFHVDVGPWWVCR, via the coding sequence ATGCGGTTTAGGTGGTGGCTGTTGTTGATGCTGTTGATCATCGGGGCGGCGGGCGTGAGCGTCTGGCGCGGCTGGATTTCGCTGCCGCCCCAGTGGAACCCTTGGGCACCGCTGGACGTGAAGGCCAAGCCGAACGTTCTGACGCGCTACAAACTGATGCGCCTGCGTGATGATCCGCAATTGTGTGATCAGGCCTTGAGCAGTTCCGGGTTGCGGGTCACGCATCAGGCCGACAGCCCCGGCGCGACGTGTCCATTGATCAACACCTTGCGTGTGCAGGGCGGCGATGTCGCGCTAAGCAGCAGCTTCCTCGCCAGTTGTCGCCTGGCGGTGTCGTTTGCCCTGTTCGAACACCATGCCCTGCAACCCGCCGCACAAGCGGTGTACGGGCAGTCCGTCAGCCGGGTCGATCACCTCGGCAGCTTTGCCTGCCGCAACGTCTACGGCCGCGAAAACGGCAGGCGAAGCCAGCACGCCAGCGCCGATGCGCTGGATATTGCCGGTTTCCGCCTGGCGGACGGTCGGGCCATCAGCGTGCTCAAGGATTGGCCGAAGGATAATCAGGACGCACGGTTTCTGCGCCAGGTTCGCGATGGCGCCTGTGGCTTGTTCAGTGTGGTATTGAGCCCGGACTACAACGCCGCCCATCGCAATCACTTTCATGTCGATGT